A region of the Methylobacterium nodulans ORS 2060 genome:
GGTCGCGGTGACGAGGTGATCGCTGGTCTTGTACTGGAGCGTGACGCCCTGGACCGAGAGCAGCGGCTCCGGGACGAGGCTCGGGCGTGCGTTCATCATGGAACCTCCCTTGAGGAATTCTTCTCACCCGCTTGGCCGGGCGTTGGCCGCTGATGTAGGCTGGAAACCTGTTGCCAACCTGACAGAACGGGGCTGGGGAGGGAGAGCGCGGCCCGATGCGGATCCTGCTCGTGGAGGATACGCAGGACGTCGGCGAGGCCATCGTGGCGCGCCTGCGGACGCTCGGCCACGCGGTCGACTGGGAGCGCGACGGGGCAATGGGCGACGCGGTGCTGGAGGTCCAGCCCTACGACCTCGTGATCCTCGACGTGAACCTGCCGGGGCTCGACGGCTTTGCCATCCTGAAGCGGATGCGGGCGCGCCGGGGCCGCACGCCCGTCCTCGTCCTCACCGCCCGCTCCGAGGTCGACGACCGGGTCGGCGCCCTCGATCTCGGCGCCGACGACTATCTCGTGAAGCCCTTCGATTTTCGCGAGCTGGAGGCCCGGGTGCGGGCGCTGCTGCGGCGGCACAGCGGGCATGCCGACAACGCCATCGCGTGCGGCAATCTCAGCCTCGACCGGGCCGCCCGCAGCGCCAGCGTCGGCGGCCAGCCCCTCGACCTCACCCGCCGCGAATGGACGCTGATCGAGATCCTGGCGGCCCGGCCCGGGCGCATCTTCGGCAAGGCGGAGCTGCTCGACCGCCTCTCGACCTTCGAGGAGGAGCCGAGCGAGAACGCCCTCGAGCAGATCGTCGCCCGCCTGCGCCGCAAGCTCGCGCAGGCGGGCGCTGAGCCCGAGATCCGCACCTTGCGCGGACTCGGCTATCAGGTCGTGTGTCCCGAGCCGTGATCGGCCGCACGCCCTCGCTGTTCCTGCGCCTCGTGACGGTGCTCGGGCTGGTCCTGGCGGTGGGGGCCGCCCTCCTGCTCGGGGCGGCCTGGACCTCGGCGCGGCTCGCCGC
Encoded here:
- a CDS encoding response regulator transcription factor is translated as MRILLVEDTQDVGEAIVARLRTLGHAVDWERDGAMGDAVLEVQPYDLVILDVNLPGLDGFAILKRMRARRGRTPVLVLTARSEVDDRVGALDLGADDYLVKPFDFRELEARVRALLRRHSGHADNAIACGNLSLDRAARSASVGGQPLDLTRREWTLIEILAARPGRIFGKAELLDRLSTFEEEPSENALEQIVARLRRKLAQAGAEPEIRTLRGLGYQVVCPEP